From the genome of Magnolia sinica isolate HGM2019 chromosome 12, MsV1, whole genome shotgun sequence:
AATGCAAGGTCCAAGTTGAGGGGTACAGCCATGTTCGGTTCAGGTCATAGAAGTATGCGGAGGAGGCGTTTCTTGCATGGAGCGCATTCTTAGGTGATGTCGTTCCGAATCAGGCAGGCGTTGGTGTTGATGAGTTGTCCGGTTACTACTTCACAGCTGATATGCCTGCTCCCATGATACCAGCAACGACACATATAGCTAACCTTGGGAACTCAATTGGTTGTCGTGACTTTGATCGTGACCCGACGCTagttttatttattgttttcgGTGTTGCTGTTATGGTTATGGTTTTTCAGTTAATGGTCCTCTATCGTTGATATTTCTAGTCGATGGATGCATCATAGTACTATTACAGTAGTGGTCCAATGGCTGATCTATGTATGATAGATCTATGGGTCGTTTGTAATTTTGGACaagtttttttttggttttgtttaagTGGATGCACATGAATATTGTTGTTTAACTATTCGTAGGACGTGGCTGCAGTGGATCCCATGTTGTGGAGCCATTTTCatatatgttccttacatccacgtcATTCTTCTAGTTTGAATGCTCATTTTATAGCAGGATagtaaaaatgaagctgatcgtAATCTGatattgaccacaccacaagaaacagtggtgattgatagTTTCGGTGGTCTACAAGGGATTGTATGAGAAGAGTCGTTGGACCCGCAGTTTGGTTCGACAGCTTTGACATTGTCGGGCTTAGATGCTGGTTTGGTAAATGAGTGATGTGGTTATTAGAGAGCATTTCATATAAGCCGCTAATCAGACGGGTCCACCAACTTTCAAGATCGCATGCCATTGGTCCATTACATTATTTGCTATCAAACATCTTCGTAATAGATAGACTGGATATAAAaaacagcttgatcaaaaactttcatggcccacaagaatcttttaatggtgggcataatGTTattcacttgaggtttggattttttattctttttcgtgctcatgctctaaaatgagctaaaggGATGGAGAGTGAATATAAAACAcaatcacggtggccccaaaGTCGCGGATCCACCCAGCCAGGTGGTTCCCTATATCCACCGAATCGGCATTCAAAAGAAGAATCGTGTGGGTCCCTGATAAGTGCATATATCTGGCAATTTCGGTGTTCCTGACACATGCGTCAGTGGAGACAATTTCCTGGCTACTTTTCAAACATGGGAAAAAGTAATGATTCGTGGCTTCCATAAAAAGTATGATTTTCGAAACAGGAAAATCCATTATAAAGGGAGGAAACATTTCACCCGAAAGTATACAGGGATGTAATAAATGCTTTGAAAAGATGCATTTAGCACATCCCCacgaaaacaaacaggcccttaatatcCAAAAAGCAAGCTTTCTTTATCAGTGTAGAAAAAAATGCAGAATTAAATTGGTAATTAATCATTATTAATGCCTTTACATGAAAATAatcgaaaaaaaataataaataataaataaaagaactCTAAATCTAACTGACCGTGTAATAAATCAATATCTGGCGTCAAATCCTACTTCCTCTTACCCATCACCTTATCGATTCAGGGGCGATCTGATCTGGACTACCATATCTTCCCATATGATGAGAGAATATCAGACCCTAAGACTCCCGGCCAGGGCATTTTCACGGTGGACCCTAAAATCTAGGCctggatctctcacacgtgttcCAAATTAGCACATGTGAAGTGATTCTCCTCTTTCATGTCCCATCTCTCCCTGGGAATATCTTCAGCACACCAAAATGATCTCGCGCGCCACGAGAACCTTTAGTTAGTGGCCCGAACCGCATGAAGACACTTAGACACAGTTAATCGATCCAAAGCGTCCATTAGGTTCAGTACACGTTTCACGGTGGACCCTAAAGATAACACTGATCGGACTACTCTAATTCCTCCATCAAATGCctataaaatggacggtcaagatcattaatATAAAATAAGCTAATGGATAATTTTAGCCATgtatttgtggggtccatctttaaCCTCTTATatagcaatcctaaccatccaatccatgcctTAGAAATGGACAACCCTCGGTCCATATTTTGTGCACTGGCCAGATTTTTCAGCAATGGCAtgtctatggtgggccacacctgatgaCTGTTCAATACTGTACACATGGGTGCACTTTTGCCACGTGCCACATCAGCATCTGCCCATCTCACGTGAGCCACTAAACTGCCTGATATACTAATCCGCTTTCTCATCCATCCATTCCTTGTGCACTACTATCCATGCAGCGACCAGACCCTGATTTTTGCGCCCACCACATAGACTGGGGGCACCTAGAAAACCAACATGGATCTCACATCCACCACATTGGCACGTGTAGGAACTGGGAGACGTGCCAACCTGTTACATATTCACACGTGAGAGACCAGAGCCGTGCATTAGGTTGACAAGCACAGAGTCAGGCCGAtcagctcatcaggtgggctgccaCTACATAAAAGAACAAACATTTGAGAGAATTTTTATGCCATATATACCGTGCATGTAGGTCATCTTGATTTTAAATGGATCATCTGCATTGTGGGCCCTACTTTATGCACGGCTCAAATGTCCCATGCACAGGCCAGGTTGGCACGTGTGCCGAATGAGAAATATAATCCCAGAGGCTGAAGGGTACAAatgtccaaaaaaaataaaatgggggTTCGATATCCTTCTTTCTGGAGTCTGGAGGCTGTGGGTTCAAATCTCATCCTTTTACTGAAAAAAGATTCACTCACCTTGAGCGACTCGGTCCGAGTCATGCCTAGGCACACTGAGTCGACCGAGTCAACTCTCTTGCCGAGTCTCAACTGAGTCATGAGCGAGTTTCCTTGTGAGTCAGCCCAAAATCTTGCTGAATCGACATAGCTAAGTTTCAAGTCGAGGATGAGTCTCAGAGTTTTTGAACCATGGATAAAACCAGGTTCATGTGTTGTAGCAGTATTGCCCAAGAACAGCAGCACGGCTGTATCAGCCCcatgttggcccgaaacagccagaTTTAGGGCAACATGGGCCAGATTGGTGAGGAACCATACAATATCGATCTTAAAAATGGATCAAACAGAaaataaccaaaaacaaaaaaaaaacaaaaacgatCTTCACACCGAAattgtataaataaataaataaataaataaataaaataaaataaaataaaagaatttcTACTCCGTAAAGCTCAGGAATCATAAGATCCTCAAACAAATCTTGCACAGTATACTCAGATTTTCAGTATTTACAAATGGGGTCATGGTTGGATGATCAAGACACCGGCCCATCACATTCAACTGTGGATGGACTTGCTCCAAAAATCCCCTACAATACAGCAACACTACATTTCAAATATATGGCCTGCAGTTATGAAGAGAAATACTGCCATGGTCTGTATTCAATGGAGGAAAATGACCAAAGACTAACCACAAGGAAGACTCTTGGAACAGATCAAAGGGGTCTCGATTGCCAAACAACAGGCTCACTTGTAAGAACTGAGAAACTAAGTGCACAGCACTAACTCTGGTCGATAATCTTATAATTCCTCTAAAACAGAAAGGGAAATTGATTAATACAAACCTCCAAATAATTCAAAGTTCTATAATGTTTATATAATAAATGTTTATGTTAAAACTCCTTCCTACCCATCCGTTGACTAATCAAACCGTTTTCACAGAGTGTGAAAGAGAATTCTCTTTCATGGCTATTCTTCAAATCATAGAGTTCTCTTAAGACAAAATTGAGAACACAAACCCATAAGTTGTTCATATCGGTACAGTTCAACATCTCTGAAAATAATAATTCGAGTTATGGAAAGCCCGACGGAGAAGGTCCGTTGGTCTGCGGCGGCGGCGGCGGCGATCTGGGTCTTGCATACTCCGCAAAAATTACCCAACCATCTAAGAACTACATgagaagaaaataaatatcagagatTCAAAACATAAGATAAAAGATAGAATGGTGGAAATAACCTTAGGGCACATTTGAAATCATGGATTccaggagaaaagaaaagaaaacgcaATGATGTTTCACCATCAGACGAAAATAATGGATATGGCTGTGTTTGATTTGAAAGGAGAACTCATGTGAAAAAGCCTAACAATGACTGTGTGGAATCCATTTTTGTTAACAAATCAAATGGCAAAAAAAATGTCAAATCAAGGAAAactattttcttttcccatggaaTTCATGATCTCCAACAGGCCCTCCTTGGACTTTCTACAATGTGAAAGACTGAAGCAGAGTGTGATCGTTTCAAAAGACTAGTAATGCAATGAAAACGAAAGCGGGGCCGCACTGCAGCTGAAAGGAAGTGGGCATTTCTGTTATTTTGTTGAAAATATGGTTTTCTTGTTTTGGAATTAACAAatcaaccccaattaattgggataaagaCTCGATGATAATGACGGGCAGTGACAAATCAATGTGTCTAGTAATTAGATAAATTCATGAGGAATTATAAGGTCCCGATGAATTAGGGTGTGTAGTGCTCTGATGCACCTGGTACATACAAATGGGGCCTGTGatttagtgatccagaccgttggttgaGACCCTAATGGATTGAGATTGCCCCAAAATCTCCATTCTGGACGAGATCCCAAACCTTCAATCAGCAGCCTGTAAAGAAAGACCTTCAAGGGCATAGAGAGAAGTCCAAAGATCCAATAGTCTCCCAATCTGGAGGATTTTTGGGGAATCttccatcaaaggtgggcccccatCAGAACAATGAAATGGATCAATGAACCATAAGCCACACTTCCACACACTTGGGCATTTGGACACTATACCCTGATGGTCATGGTACCCTATAGTTCCAACCAATACAAGAGGTTCAAACCTTCCTGCAAAATCATATGCTGATTCTTATACAAAAAGAAGCAATCCAGAATTTCATCATCCCGATGTATGGTCTAAGATGCTCGGATTTGGCATGGAtattagggctgcaacttgggtttggctCAACCTGGACCCAATTGACCCAACGCAAATTTgcatcaggttgggttgggttgtcaaggtccttgggttgagtttgggatggaaaatgccaacccaaattgaaattgggttgggttgggttgagcaaattcaggctGGGTTAGTAACAATCACATGTATTTGTGTTGGATCAGGTCCAGTCAGGTCGGGTTGTAGAGGAATTCGGTTGGGTCCTCTAGAGGTTCAGGTTGGGTTGGactcaggttgaccctcaacccgccCGGGTTGCACCCTTTGTGGACATGACACGAATGACTTCTGCAACTAAAATTGAAGAATTGAGCATGATATGATATGGACATGTTAATAGTTTTTAAGTATCTCGAAATCATAAAACATGGTGAGGGAAAAATAATCTAGAGACTGCTAGTCTCGAAGATAATCTTGAGGTGCCCACACAAGGAGAGATTGGCAGGTCAATTAGCGTGACATGCCAAATTTTCATGGTTTTATCAGGTGGGGGTGGGGGCGCAGCATGAACATGCCttggaccaaaaatcaggctagtccatTCGTCAGGCAGAAAACACACCCATTTGAGATACagtcatcaaatgggccatgtgcaTGTTCATGGTGGTCAGCATCTCGCACACCCATGCCATGGAAATCACCTTGGAACTTCTCACTAATATTCTTTCATTCTAAATGTCCAGTCGGTAGGAGCCTAGTTGTGATGATGACTAACTTTTCATAATCTCGCACAGTGAAATGTATAACTCATGTAAATGCTAAGGGTGATGTTAGCTAACCTTTCCATCCATGCCCTTTATACCTTCGGCGGCGTCTTCTAGGGTTTCATATCTTACAAAACCGAAACCTTTAGAATATCCTGAAACCCGGTCTGTTACAACTCTAGCTGCAAATCAAAGTATCATATGAGAATTGGTATTCTCAAAGATGCAAATTTCTCAGTAATTCTAGAAGTGAAGCACGTACCATGGACAACTTGGCCAAATTTCGAAAAGGCTTCTCTAAGACCCTCTGATGTTGTACGTTTGCTAAGCCCTGTACATCAACATTTATTTAAAAGCAATAAAAAATGAAGGTTAACATGCGGGTGTAAAATACCATTTCCCACGATTGAGAAATATTTAGGCATAGCATGTACAAACTCAACTGACTATTACAGTAAAGAAAGAAGGGATTTTTACAGCACAGAATTCCTCAGTAATTATAATTTTACTGCATAATGCCTCTGGTAATCAGAATTTGTCCGGTGCCTTTCTGTGGGgagaaattaccaaaatgccctcatcttcttttttcttgtttaacaagcggtaaagttgagaattgtgGGGGCCACGTGGTATGTGCACCACACACAACCCATCCATAATATGCAACCCAACATGACGATTAGACGAACCAAAAATCTGGCTGGTCAAATAATCAGATGAGCTAAATGCGAATTTAGATGTGTTTGGCTGGTGTACATTGTTTTTCATTGTGTGCCCAACTCCTCATTGGATCAGCCATATTTTTATGTTCAGTTGATCATCATGGTAGGGTGCATCTGTTAGacaagttggatgtcatacataaaCCACCTGGGCCCAATAATTATTGAATTTACCACtttttaaataagaaaataaagaaggcAATTTGAACATTTCACCTCTCCAAAAGCACATCGAGGGAATTTTGATTCTTGGGGGCATTTTTTGGTAAAATTAGAAATAGTgaggaattttgcagtaaaaatcccCAAAAATAACCGTTTCACTTACTACTTTGTAAATCATTAAGCCATAAGCATGAAATCAGATAATCATAATAAGTTTTGTTTTCTTCTTGGTAAGAATGTATCAGTTTCACCCATGTTGCCGTGGCAATCCAGTCCAGTCAAAGGTGACTAATTCTACTAACCAGCAGATGTTCTGGTCAGGGACTCTAGGTTAGGATAGCATCGTCTGGTTCTCAGTTTGTACAAGGAGGGCTCATTGATCAGTAATCCAGACAGGAGATGATGGGTCACAGAGTGAGTCGATCATGCCCTTAACATCCGCCAAATAGGAATATCCAGGCCAGCCAATATTTCACCCTTTCTTTCATTTGAATGTTGACCATGCTGTATTTCTTTTCCCGGTCATCCATTTGCATGGTACCAACGGAAGGGTTAATACTGTCCTATCAGAGTTACAGCTGcaattgacccaacccaagtGCCGTTCGGATTGATTTCCATTGTCAAGGTCCTAGGGTCAGGTTTGTGTTGAAAAATGACAAACCCGATTTGAATTCAAGTTGGGTTTGCCGAGCAAGTTCGGGTCAGGTCGTGTTAGGTTAGGTTGGGAATAATCATGTggatttgggttgggtcaggttaggtTGGGTCAAGTATAGAGGACTTCGGGGTTGGGTACATCGTAACAggttggaattcaggttgggttgggttgcgggtttgtcctcttgaggtcaggttgGGCTCTGGTCAAACCTCAACCTGACCCAAAATGCCCAAGTTGAacctcaacccgacccaactagacactttttttcatttgaatgtcGACCATTGCTGTATTTCTTTTACTGGTCATCTATTTGAAAGGTACCAATGGAAGAGTTAATACTGTCTTGTCAGATTTGCAGCTGCAATTGAACCAACCCGAGTGCGGTTCAGATTGATTTCCGTTGTCAAGGTCCTCTGGTCAGGTTTGTGTTGGAAAATGCCAACCTGATTTGAATTCATGTTGGGTTcgttgagcaaattcaggttgggttaggttaggttggGAATGATCACGTGGATTTGGGTTGGGTCAGTTCGGGTTGGGTCGAGTACAGAGGACTTCAGGGTCGGGTATAGCCTAACAggttggaattcaggttgggttgggttgcgggTTCGTCCTCTTGAGGTCGGGTTGGGCTGTGGTCGaacctcaacctgacccaacccgcccgagtTGCACCTCCAGTCAGAGTGCTTCTTGGGGCATCGGCCATCCATTGTGGGGCACAATTAGGTGATTTGAGAAAGATAAAAGTACATTTTTCCCCTCTTCCATTGTTCGAGTTATAGGTAACCACATCCCCGGAGTCTATCATTGCCTCATTAGAGAATTCCAAACTGAAAATAGATGGATTCACTTCTAAGAAGATGCAATATCACGACGAACATCTACCATCAATATCCTCCCCAACTAGCAAACAAGTGAATGCAGTTTACTTGACAAGTAAACTTCACTATTCATTATTCTTCAGATCTCTTGATTCTATCAGCTCCAAATTAAGGGAGGACTTTGCAGAAGGCATGTAAAGAAAGATTTGCAGATCTTATCAGCATGCTTGATTGGTAGAGCACAGATTGGATTCCTAGACATTTCCAAGTATCAATACTATAAAAAGAAATTAGAAGGAGATTAATCAAAGGAGCGAAGAGGATCCTCACAGGATATGTTTCAAGGCTCTGCCCATGTGtaaaatccaggccattcattggGTCAGGCATACATACCCCAgcccaaaatcaggctggtctactCCTATGCAGGCAACGCATATGTATGAACAAAAAGGACAAATAAATAACTGCTTGTCTatattcaacatacaaaacaCAGCCACCTGATGGAGTGCAGAAAATGCTTTTTTAAGTATAGGTTTTTTGTTTGTGTTTATATATCATGATCTGAGCCTTATCCTagttaattggggtcagctacccCAGTCCTGTTCTGGCAGTCCACTCTATCCAGGGCAATACCtatcagttagaccataggtcatcaattcatttcttactacctccatccacgtctTTTTGAGCCTTCCcctgcccttttagagccttcaacttgtaccaactcaacCCCTTCGACTGGCACAGTTCTTGGACTTCGTTGTGCATGACCAAACCAGCCAAGTTTACTTTCCCGCATCTTTTTACCTATTGATGCTGCTCCTAAGTTCtctagaccataggtcatcaatgcatttgtttttttaattatatccTTCCTTGTCATGCCACTCACccatctcaacatcttcatttcagctacactcatcctataaaCATGCTGTTCCTTAACTGTCCAACATTCTGCCCCATAAAGCATGCCTGGCCTTATAGCTATTCTATTaaattccttttcagtttgggtgctacacgacgatcacataaaactccagaggcacaccagcttgaattctatgggtaaCATCCTTCAAAATCTCTTCACTCTCGTGAATCTGATAATTCCACACCTCCACCCCCAAATTCTCTCCTACTCCCTCTCACTGTTTGCGCAAGTGCAACAAGGTAGACGCAACAAGATCAAAATGATCATAAATCTGATGTACATAC
Proteins encoded in this window:
- the LOC131221309 gene encoding organelle RRM domain-containing protein 2, mitochondrial-like — protein: MAALRAAVSGRIGITRRVFSTFPFSSPAPAATPQPAAEPSTNLFVSGLSKRTTSEGLREAFSKFGQVVHARVVTDRVSGYSKGFGFVRYETLEDAAEGIKGMDGKFLDGWVIFAEYARPRSPPPPPQTNGPSPSGFP